In Dermacentor variabilis isolate Ectoservices chromosome 7, ASM5094787v1, whole genome shotgun sequence, a genomic segment contains:
- the LOC142586848 gene encoding uncharacterized protein LOC142586848, whose protein sequence is MAVGRIGEYRLGTNASWDEYVKTLEMFCEANKMVKEEQKRAVLLTCCGEESCGLIVTLVKPARPKAASYDEIKTSVRKHLHPRPSELYARFLFIKRNQTAEKSVADYVTALRKLAEDCGFGDEQPPLDIMMRGRFVCGLQNEAVQQRLLAEHDVIFMFSVAYNMAANAEATAKQQ, encoded by the coding sequence ATGGCCGTCGGCAGGATCGGCGAGTATCGTCTCGGCACAAACGCGTCATGGGACGAATACGTCAAGACGCTAGAAATGTTCtgcgaagcgaacaagatggtgaaagaagaacagaaaagagccgTCCTGCTGACTTGTTGCGGCGAAGAATCGTGCGGGCTCATCGTAACTCTGGTGAAGCCAGCAAGACCGAAAGCAGCAAGCTACGATGAAATTAAGACGTCGGTTCGCAAGCACCTGCATCCAAGGCCTTCAGAGCTGTACGCAAGGTTTTTGTTCATCAAGAGAAACCAGACTGCCGAGAAATCGGTTGCGGACTACGTCACGGCGCTTCGGAAGCTAGCCGAAGACTGCGGTTTTGGCGACGAGCAGCCCCCGTTGGACATCATGATGCGAGGCCGTTTCGTATGCGGCCTCCAGAACGAAGCAGTTCAGCAGCGACTTCTCGCAGAACACGACGTCATTTTTATGTTCAGCGTTGCGTACAACATGGCCGCAAACGCAGAAGCGACGGCCAAGCAACAGTGA